The following coding sequences lie in one Rutidosis leptorrhynchoides isolate AG116_Rl617_1_P2 chromosome 4, CSIRO_AGI_Rlap_v1, whole genome shotgun sequence genomic window:
- the LOC139842600 gene encoding uncharacterized protein — MDRIDRTKWMYDIARTSPDYLKWLKEFITIAETDQLNKGSTVITCPCKKMYEWEVIQGFMRGYTCWSYHGESLTDHNPGSSDSNQLNEEDSYISDNDNFEAMFVDIEDNVDEKYHEKFEQLKVDSEKPLYNGCTKFSKLSAVIKLFNIKANNGWSDTSFTSLLELLHKMLPEDNELPVSTYYAKKLMCPMGLEIQRIHACPNDCMLYRNENENLHECKVCGTSRYKRGKPTDEDTDENGTPAKVLWYFPIIPRLKRLFANTKNAKLLRWHAEERKKDEKIRHVADSVQWRTIDNEFEDFGNEILNIRLGLSSDGMNPFGDLGSGHSTWPVLLCIYNLPSCLCMKRKHIMLSLLIQGPKQPENDIDVYLAPLIDDLKLLWDTDVQVYDSYKKEYFQLRAMLFCTINDFPAYGNLYGYTTKGKKACPVCEKNIHSIWLKNCRKLAFMGHRRELAMNHPYRFKNDLFDGTVEKSVLPPRSDGKTIFKMDRKLKVVLGKTGNGPPKGMWKKNPYFGN; from the coding sequence ATGGATCGGATTGATCGGACTAAATGGATGTACGACATAGCACGGACTAGCCCCGACTATCTGAAATGGCTTAAAGAATTTATAACCATTGCGGAGACTGATCAATTAAATAAAGGAAGCACTGTAATCACTTGTCCTTGTAAAAAAATGTATGAATGGGAAGTCATTCAAGGATTTATGAGAGGGTACACATGTTGGTCTTATCACGGTGAATCATTAACCGATCATAACCCAGGCTCTTCAGATTCCAATCAATTAAACGAAGAAGATTCATACATTAGTGATAACGATAATTTTGAGGCCATGTTTGTGGATATTGAGGATAATGTTGACGAAAAGTATCATGAGAAATTTGAACAACTTAAAGTTGACTCTGAAAAACCGTTATACAACGGTTGTACGAAATTTTCAAAACTTTCTGCCGTGATAAAACTGTTTAATATAAAAGCAAACAATGGTTGGAGCGACACAAGTTTCACTAGCTTGTTAGAGTTGTTGCATAAAATGCTCCCCGAAGATAATGAGTTGCCGGTTTCAACATACTATGCCAAGAAATTGATGTGCCCGATGGGATTGGAAATACAAAGAATACATGCATGTCCAAATGATTGTATGCTATACAGGAATGAAAATGAAAACCTTCATGAATGTAAGGTATGTGGTACATCTAGGTATAAACGTGGAAAACCAACTGACGAAGATACTGATGAAAATGGAACTCCTGCAAAAGTATTGTGGTATTTCCCTATCATACCAAGATTGAAGAGGTTATTTGCAAATACCAAAAATGCAAAATTATTACGTTGGCATGCGGAAGAGCGTAAAAAGGATGAAAAAATAAGACATGTGGCCGATTCAGTTCAATGGAGAACTATTGATAACGAATTTGAAGACTTTGGGAATGAGATACTAAATATTAGGTTGGGACTTAGTTCAGATGGAATGAATCCTTTCGGAGATTTGGGTAGCGGTCATAGCACATGGCCTGTTTTGTTATGCATTTACAACCTTCCATCTTGTCTATGTATGAAACGAAAACACATAATGCTATCCCTTTTAATTCAAGGCCCAAAACAACCTGAAAACGACATTGATGTTTATTTGGCACCGTTGATTGATGACTTAAAGTTACTATGGGATACCGATGTACAAGTCTATGATTCATACAAGAAAGAGTACTTTCAACTAAGGGCAATGCTTTTTTGCACCATTAACGATTTTCCAGCGTATGGTAATTTGTATGGATATACTACGAAAGGGAAAAAAGCATGTCCTGTTTGTGAGAAAAATATTCACTCGATATGGTTGAAAAATTGTAGGAAACTAGCATTTATGGGACATAGAAGAGAGCTTGCTATGAATCACCCTTATCGCTTCAAAAATGACTTATTTGATGGTACTGTAGAGAAAAGCGTTCTACCGCCACGATCGGATGGAAAAACTATTTTCAAAATGGATAGGAAGCTAAAAGTTGTGTTGGGAAAAACCGGTAATGGTCCGCCGAAAGGAATGTGGAAAAAAAATCCATATTTTGGGAATTAG